The following coding sequences are from one Streptomyces sp. NBC_01232 window:
- a CDS encoding alkaline phosphatase PhoX translates to MPLTRRDFTARTVIAGAGVALTGTVGALATAPGALAAEDGTGRDEHGRPCEPGYGPLVPDPAGLLALPAGFTYRVITHCGVTKLDSGESTPSNHDGTAAFEGHRGVTLLVNNHELKGRRESWAHPVPLAEGLVYDPAAAGGCTVVEVRRGGEVAEWVGIAGTSTNCAGGATPWDTWLTCEENSDLAGKNGMTKDHGYVFEVDPHDRRANQDPRPVKAFGRYDHEAVVIDPRQGHAYLTEDASGPNGLLYRWTPPRGFRHGRGRLRTLAADAGVLQAAKCIDSTGRFVDDLSRAARIGTVYGVDWVDVPDRDARTVPVRKQFTDGVVTRGRKLEGMWWADGGAYFVSSYAREESPGTAHDGQVWFYDPKRRTIRLTVLIGVNADPSADGGYDGPDNITVSPYGGLIIAEDGSGLQHLFGATASGRTYPLARNELNIGSAEEPEYSEFTGVCFAPDGRTLYANIQDPGIMLAITGPWRRTH, encoded by the coding sequence ATGCCGCTCACCCGCAGAGACTTCACCGCCCGTACCGTCATCGCCGGCGCGGGAGTCGCGCTCACCGGGACGGTCGGCGCCCTGGCCACCGCCCCCGGGGCGCTCGCCGCCGAGGACGGCACCGGCCGCGACGAGCACGGGCGGCCCTGCGAGCCCGGCTACGGCCCGCTCGTCCCCGACCCGGCCGGTCTTCTCGCCCTGCCCGCCGGGTTCACGTACCGCGTCATCACGCACTGCGGTGTCACGAAGCTGGACTCCGGCGAGAGCACCCCGTCGAACCACGACGGGACGGCCGCCTTCGAGGGCCACCGGGGTGTCACCCTCCTCGTCAACAACCACGAGCTCAAGGGCAGGCGGGAGAGCTGGGCCCACCCCGTCCCGCTCGCCGAGGGCCTGGTCTACGACCCGGCCGCGGCCGGCGGCTGCACGGTCGTCGAGGTCCGCCGCGGCGGCGAGGTCGCCGAATGGGTGGGCATCGCCGGTACGTCGACCAACTGCGCGGGCGGCGCCACTCCCTGGGACACCTGGCTGACCTGCGAGGAGAACTCGGACCTTGCCGGCAAGAACGGCATGACCAAGGACCACGGCTACGTCTTCGAGGTCGACCCGCACGACCGGCGCGCCAACCAGGATCCCCGGCCGGTCAAGGCGTTCGGGCGCTACGACCACGAGGCCGTGGTCATCGACCCGCGCCAGGGCCACGCGTACCTGACCGAGGACGCCTCGGGCCCCAACGGCCTGCTCTACCGCTGGACCCCGCCCCGCGGCTTCCGCCACGGGCGCGGCAGGCTCCGTACGCTCGCGGCCGACGCCGGCGTGCTGCAGGCCGCCAAGTGCATCGACAGCACCGGCCGGTTCGTCGACGACCTCTCGCGCGCCGCGAGGATCGGCACCGTCTACGGGGTCGACTGGGTGGACGTGCCCGACCGCGACGCCCGGACCGTTCCGGTGCGCAAGCAGTTCACGGACGGCGTGGTGACGCGCGGACGCAAGCTGGAGGGCATGTGGTGGGCCGACGGCGGCGCGTACTTCGTCTCCTCCTACGCCCGTGAGGAGAGCCCGGGCACGGCCCACGACGGCCAGGTCTGGTTCTACGACCCCAAGCGGCGCACGATCCGGCTCACCGTCCTGATCGGGGTCAACGCGGATCCGTCGGCGGACGGCGGCTACGACGGCCCCGACAACATCACGGTGTCCCCGTACGGCGGTCTGATCATCGCGGAGGACGGCTCGGGGCTGCAGCACCTGTTCGGCGCGACCGCGTCGGGCCGCACCTACCCGCTGGCGCGCAACGAGCTGAACATCGGATCGGCCGAGGAGCCGGAGTACTCCGAATTCACCGGTGTCTGCTTCGCACCGGACGGGCGCACGCTGTACGCCAACATCCAGGACCCGGGGATCATGCTGGCCATCACCGGGCCGTGGCGGCGCACGCACTGA